A window of Tautonia plasticadhaerens contains these coding sequences:
- a CDS encoding DUF3179 domain-containing (seleno)protein: MSQEPHDPNAKASENPSPKPPEKKSSTVVRVAVTVGVLGVGLLLLWTLVGEELYEQVQEYRAAVVDLDESAPVGYLGLNYRKEYNARPPRFHFEEDGKKLLWASIGDGETPDYYDVTEAEFDPQVLQGGFGRDSIPGVDYPILEPPDGEVASNIGRKNEVAGVELDEGPRAYPIGAIQKVEVVNDLDGEIPIAVVYARGPDTVRVYRREVDGQPVTLGTSGYATGEKVPMLYDRKTKSLWLPEGDGGALICVNGEHVGIRLAEYMEAERLPWGEWIGRHPDSLVLVGNDRDRPIPAE; this comes from the coding sequence ATGAGCCAGGAACCGCACGACCCGAACGCGAAGGCGAGCGAGAATCCGTCCCCGAAGCCGCCGGAGAAGAAGTCTTCGACGGTCGTCCGAGTCGCGGTCACGGTGGGCGTGCTGGGCGTCGGCCTGCTGCTGCTCTGGACGCTGGTGGGCGAGGAGCTGTACGAGCAGGTGCAGGAGTACCGGGCGGCGGTCGTCGACCTGGACGAGTCGGCACCCGTCGGCTATCTCGGGCTGAACTACCGGAAGGAGTACAACGCCCGGCCGCCGCGGTTCCACTTCGAGGAAGACGGGAAGAAGCTGCTCTGGGCCTCGATCGGCGACGGCGAGACGCCGGACTATTACGACGTGACCGAGGCCGAATTCGATCCCCAGGTCCTCCAGGGCGGTTTCGGCAGGGACTCGATCCCGGGCGTCGACTACCCGATCCTCGAGCCGCCCGATGGAGAGGTCGCCTCCAATATCGGCCGCAAGAACGAGGTGGCCGGCGTCGAGCTGGACGAGGGACCCCGCGCCTACCCGATCGGGGCGATCCAGAAGGTCGAGGTCGTCAACGACCTCGACGGCGAGATCCCCATCGCCGTCGTCTATGCCCGGGGTCCGGACACCGTCCGCGTCTACCGCAGGGAGGTCGACGGCCAGCCCGTCACCCTGGGGACCTCCGGCTACGCGACCGGCGAGAAGGTGCCGATGCTGTACGACCGCAAGACCAAGAGCCTGTGGCTGCCCGAGGGCGACGGCGGCGCCTTGATCTGCGTCAACGGTGAGCATGTCGGCATCCGATTGGCCGAATACATGGAGGCGGAGCGGCTGCCCTGGGGGGAATGGATCGGTCGCCACCCGGACTCGCTCGTGCTCGTGGGCAACGACCGGGACAGGCCGATCCCGGCGGAGTGA
- a CDS encoding sigma-54-dependent transcriptional regulator — MDRRILVVDDSELTCQQLSLLLARPDRRIKVVTDGTEALERLVDGNFSLVVIDLYLEGKGIEGMDLIREIRQRDLPVTIIVMTAHASIDSAVEAMKLGAYDFVTKPIDPDQVQVIVERALADRTLLDEVNDARDRLRQRFGFHNLLGTSLGMREVFRRVERVASANCNVLITGETGTGKELVAQALHQADATRTGPLVAVNCAALPEPLLESELFGHERGAFTGADRRKQGRFELAEDGTLFLDEIGELPLGVQAKLLRVLQDGTFERVGGSETIQVNTRILAATNVDLRQAVAEGRFREDLFFRLNVVTVTLPPVRERIEDLPLLVDHFLDRLRGRGYPAKTFSREAIGRLARYDWPGNVRELEHLVEQLVITAPGDVVRAEHLPPYLSPPIDEDEPLDLSFDVIRPLHEITRELTDRIERHYLRGILERYRGRIDRCAEHSGLSRRSISEKLRIHSIDKADFKPRPAAARRGVAVGE; from the coding sequence ATGGATCGACGCATCCTCGTGGTCGACGACAGCGAGCTGACCTGCCAGCAACTCTCCCTGCTGCTGGCACGGCCCGATCGCCGCATCAAGGTCGTCACCGACGGCACCGAGGCGCTCGAACGCCTCGTCGACGGCAATTTCTCGCTGGTCGTCATCGACCTCTACCTCGAGGGGAAGGGGATCGAGGGCATGGATCTCATCCGGGAGATCCGCCAGCGCGACCTGCCCGTCACCATCATCGTCATGACCGCCCACGCCTCGATCGACTCGGCCGTCGAGGCCATGAAGCTGGGCGCCTACGACTTCGTCACCAAGCCCATCGACCCGGACCAGGTCCAGGTCATCGTCGAGCGAGCCCTGGCCGACCGGACGCTCCTGGACGAGGTCAACGACGCCCGGGACCGCCTCCGTCAGCGCTTCGGCTTCCACAACCTGCTCGGCACCAGCCTCGGCATGCGCGAGGTCTTCCGTCGCGTGGAGCGCGTCGCCTCGGCCAACTGCAACGTGCTGATCACCGGGGAAACCGGCACCGGCAAGGAACTGGTCGCCCAGGCCCTGCACCAGGCCGACGCCACCCGGACCGGCCCGCTGGTGGCCGTCAACTGCGCCGCCCTGCCCGAGCCCCTGCTCGAATCCGAGCTGTTCGGCCACGAGCGGGGCGCCTTCACCGGGGCCGACCGCCGCAAGCAGGGGCGCTTCGAGCTGGCCGAGGACGGCACCCTGTTCCTCGACGAGATCGGCGAGCTGCCCCTGGGCGTGCAGGCGAAGCTGCTCCGGGTGCTCCAGGACGGCACCTTCGAGCGGGTCGGCGGCAGCGAGACGATCCAGGTCAACACCCGGATCCTCGCCGCGACCAACGTCGACCTCCGGCAGGCCGTCGCCGAGGGCCGCTTCCGAGAGGATCTGTTCTTCCGGCTCAACGTGGTCACCGTCACCCTGCCCCCGGTCCGAGAGCGGATCGAGGATCTCCCGCTGCTGGTCGACCACTTCCTCGACCGCCTCCGAGGGCGCGGCTATCCCGCAAAGACCTTCTCCAGGGAGGCCATCGGCCGGCTCGCCCGCTACGACTGGCCGGGCAACGTCCGGGAGCTGGAGCACCTGGTCGAGCAGCTGGTCATCACCGCCCCCGGGGACGTCGTCCGGGCCGAACACCTGCCACCCTACCTCTCGCCCCCCATCGACGAGGACGAGCCGCTCGACCTGTCCTTCGACGTCATCCGCCCGCTCCACGAGATCACCAGGGAGCTGACCGATCGCATCGAGCGCCACTACCTCCGGGGCATCCTGGAACGCTATCGGGGCCGGATCGACCGCTGCGCCGAGCACAGCGGCCTCTCCCGGCGGAGCATCAGCGAGAAGCTCCGGATCCACTCCATCGACAAGGCCGATTTCAAGCCCCGGCCCGCCGCCGCCCGCCGGGGCGTCGCCGTGGGCGAGTGA
- a CDS encoding alpha/beta hydrolase family protein: MIAPQSPSPKPPSYPDHADLMVVLDGEGGHHPVASPADWDVRRAHVLANAQEVMGRMPGGERRVPLDPEYGGPVAESNYVRIHVSLASEPGDRVPAWLLIPQGDPPPGGFPAMICLHQTVRVGKDEVVGIEARPNRSSAKELAERGYVVLAPDYPNFGEYAVDPYALGYDSATMKGVWNHMRGVDLLAGRPEVDAGRVGAIGHSLGGHNSIFLAVFDDRIRAVVSSCGFNSFPSYYGGNLAGWSHAGYMPRIRSKYGTDPGRMPFDFPELIGALAPRPFFTNSPLRDANFEVEGVRACIRSARPVYELLGAPEHLVAEYPDDEHDFPPDVRERSYRFLDRHLGRATTT, translated from the coding sequence ATGATCGCCCCGCAATCCCCCTCGCCGAAGCCGCCGAGCTACCCGGACCACGCCGACCTGATGGTCGTCCTCGACGGCGAGGGGGGCCACCATCCCGTCGCGTCTCCCGCCGACTGGGACGTCCGGCGCGCCCACGTCCTCGCCAATGCCCAGGAGGTCATGGGGCGGATGCCCGGCGGCGAGCGTCGCGTCCCGCTGGATCCGGAGTACGGCGGACCGGTCGCCGAGTCGAACTACGTCCGCATCCACGTCTCCTTGGCGTCCGAGCCGGGGGACCGCGTGCCGGCCTGGCTGCTGATCCCCCAGGGGGACCCGCCCCCCGGCGGCTTCCCGGCGATGATCTGCCTGCACCAGACCGTCCGGGTGGGCAAGGACGAGGTCGTCGGCATCGAGGCCCGGCCGAACCGCTCGAGCGCCAAGGAACTGGCCGAACGGGGCTACGTGGTGCTGGCCCCCGACTACCCGAATTTCGGCGAATACGCCGTCGACCCCTACGCCCTCGGCTACGACAGCGCCACGATGAAGGGCGTCTGGAACCACATGAGGGGCGTCGACCTGCTGGCCGGCCGGCCCGAGGTCGACGCCGGCCGGGTCGGCGCCATCGGCCACTCGCTCGGCGGCCACAACTCGATCTTCCTGGCGGTCTTCGACGACCGGATCCGGGCCGTCGTCTCCTCGTGCGGCTTCAACAGCTTCCCCTCCTATTACGGGGGGAACCTCGCCGGCTGGTCCCACGCCGGCTACATGCCCCGGATCCGATCGAAGTACGGCACCGACCCCGGTCGGATGCCCTTCGACTTCCCCGAGTTGATCGGCGCCCTCGCCCCCCGGCCCTTCTTCACCAACTCGCCGCTCCGGGACGCCAACTTCGAGGTCGAGGGCGTCCGGGCCTGCATCCGATCGGCCCGGCCGGTGTACGAGCTGCTCGGGGCCCCCGAGCACCTCGTCGCCGAATACCCCGACGACGAGCACGACTTCCCGCCCGACGTCCGGGAACGCTCCTACCGATTCCTCGACCGGCACCTGGGGAGGGCGACGACGACCTAG